One genomic window of Sphingobacterium oryzagri includes the following:
- a CDS encoding SusC/RagA family TonB-linked outer membrane protein translates to MNKNLLFIRIMMRTTIIMYLIGITVSQLLFAGPAHGQVDSRKVDFSVRNMSLFSAIKQLQLEHGIDMAFDDKALNLSTIRVKAKDFRGSSVGEILTNLFYGTGITYEEQADGTLVLNKRQRPGRISGVVADDKGALLAAASVQVLELNRTVVADADGRYNLSLAPGTYTLVARYIAFSSTTKSKIVVEEGRTTTVDFALLPSTDDIEEVVVTALGITREKKALGYAATEIKGEQLTEALPNNWSEALSGRVAGVNLIRSGAGPAGSNKIILRGENNLTGANDALIVIDGVVVSNSSGNQVGNGSGAYLSGDSPTDFGTGINDINPEDIETLTVLKGANATALYGQRGANGAIVITTKSGKARKGIGVTLTSNATMESISRWPDYQYEYGQGTEGVRYYSFLDGVDGASTRSTSSAWGPKFDGQYYFQYDPLTQTRATERTLWQAYPDERKNFFQTGNTFTNSLSLDGGNEQTQLRFSFTDLRNQWIIPNTGYERNNLSLTASHKVTEKLRVQTRINYRQNRSDNLPSTGYNNQSLMYWNAFWQPNASLDWLQNYWRIGQENILQNYPFSSLVDNPYLITNEMLNANKRHGLTGSVEASYKFSNAWEVLVRTTLDLNAEQRTQQRPYDTEKFRKGMYRTQTINNTETSSDVMLTYNKEITPDIKVRVTAGGSTLRNESSLERNAADSLAYPGIYNLGNAAGVLVSTPYRGAFVMNSLYALGTISYKDYLFADLSYRNDWNSTLASPTSKGVGFRYPAVNVSFVLSDAVRLPKQFSLVKFRGSVAEVGSGATTPFLTTYNYVVDPTFDGGRSNPTSMPNLYLEPLFTTSYEAGIDLSLFANRFSINMTYYDATTNNQHLTATVDRSAGASSVLVNAGAIRNSGFEIESRIVPIRKENFQWTMSPTFSANKNKVLELTDDMNEMILQNGPGSRGAIIAKVGGRMDDLYGRGYERAPDGQIIYENGLPQLTDSMQYIGQTNPAWRVGLHNEFRYKQFRLGFMFDAQFGAVGYSLTSAVHGEQGKTKNTLPGRYNGIIGNGVIANGDGTYRPNDVIATNVWDYYNAHLGRDNVEGTSYSTDFLKLREVRFDYTLSPALLSRVGLQRGTIGVFGRDLFIWSSWPAFDPEFGTLGNGDITRGFELGQFPATRTFGVNLVIGL, encoded by the coding sequence ATGAATAAAAACCTATTGTTCATACGAATCATGATGCGTACGACAATTATTATGTATTTGATCGGTATTACCGTATCACAATTATTGTTTGCCGGTCCGGCACACGGTCAGGTTGACAGCAGAAAGGTCGATTTTTCCGTGCGCAATATGTCGCTATTCTCCGCTATAAAACAATTACAGCTGGAGCATGGCATTGACATGGCCTTTGATGATAAGGCGCTTAACTTATCAACTATCCGGGTGAAAGCGAAAGATTTTCGCGGATCTTCCGTGGGCGAGATTTTGACTAATCTTTTCTATGGCACGGGTATCACCTATGAAGAGCAGGCAGACGGCACCTTGGTGCTCAATAAGCGTCAACGTCCCGGGCGTATTAGCGGTGTCGTAGCGGATGATAAAGGCGCATTACTCGCTGCCGCATCTGTGCAGGTTCTCGAACTCAACAGAACGGTGGTGGCCGATGCGGATGGGCGTTACAACCTTTCGCTGGCACCAGGCACTTATACGCTTGTGGCGCGCTATATTGCTTTTTCATCGACAACGAAAAGTAAGATTGTCGTTGAAGAAGGTCGAACAACGACCGTAGATTTTGCATTACTTCCTTCCACAGATGATATTGAAGAGGTGGTGGTTACGGCCTTGGGGATCACGCGGGAGAAAAAAGCCTTGGGTTATGCTGCCACAGAAATCAAGGGCGAACAACTGACCGAAGCGCTACCCAACAACTGGTCTGAAGCACTATCTGGCCGTGTGGCAGGTGTAAACCTGATTCGCTCAGGCGCCGGACCAGCAGGCTCTAACAAGATTATTTTACGTGGGGAGAACAACTTGACCGGAGCAAACGATGCGCTCATTGTAATTGATGGTGTTGTCGTGAGTAACAGTAGTGGAAACCAGGTCGGCAATGGTTCTGGTGCTTATTTAAGTGGCGACTCGCCGACAGATTTTGGTACGGGTATTAACGATATCAATCCGGAAGATATTGAAACGCTGACCGTACTGAAGGGCGCCAATGCTACCGCACTTTATGGGCAACGAGGCGCCAATGGTGCCATTGTCATCACTACCAAATCAGGCAAGGCACGCAAGGGTATTGGCGTTACGCTCACATCAAATGCGACGATGGAGTCGATCTCGCGCTGGCCAGATTACCAGTATGAATATGGACAGGGGACCGAAGGCGTGCGTTACTATTCGTTTTTAGATGGTGTGGATGGAGCGAGTACACGCAGTACAAGTTCGGCTTGGGGGCCGAAATTCGATGGGCAATATTATTTTCAGTACGATCCGTTGACGCAAACGCGCGCAACCGAGCGTACGCTTTGGCAGGCCTACCCGGATGAACGTAAGAATTTCTTTCAAACGGGCAACACCTTTACCAACTCCTTAAGTTTAGACGGTGGCAACGAGCAAACGCAGCTGCGCTTTTCGTTTACCGATTTGCGCAACCAGTGGATTATCCCGAACACGGGCTACGAACGGAATAACCTGTCGTTAACGGCCAGCCATAAGGTAACGGAAAAGCTACGCGTGCAAACGCGTATCAACTATCGCCAAAACCGAAGTGATAACTTACCTTCTACAGGCTATAACAATCAGTCGTTAATGTACTGGAATGCCTTTTGGCAGCCTAATGCATCGTTGGATTGGTTGCAGAATTATTGGCGGATCGGACAAGAGAATATCTTGCAAAACTACCCTTTCAGTAGTTTGGTGGATAACCCGTACCTGATTACTAACGAAATGCTTAACGCAAACAAGCGACATGGCTTGACCGGTAGTGTAGAGGCATCGTATAAATTTTCGAATGCATGGGAAGTGTTGGTGCGCACCACGCTGGATCTGAATGCGGAGCAGCGTACGCAGCAACGGCCGTATGACACCGAAAAATTCCGAAAAGGGATGTATCGTACGCAGACGATCAACAACACCGAGACCTCTTCTGATGTGATGTTGACGTATAATAAAGAGATCACCCCGGACATTAAAGTGCGAGTTACCGCAGGTGGAAGTACGCTGAGGAATGAAAGTTCGTTGGAGCGCAATGCGGCAGATTCGTTGGCCTATCCAGGTATATATAATCTAGGAAATGCTGCTGGTGTATTGGTGAGTACGCCTTACCGAGGCGCTTTTGTCATGAACAGTTTGTATGCCCTGGGAACCATCTCGTACAAAGATTATTTATTTGCGGATCTTTCCTACCGAAACGACTGGAACAGTACGTTGGCTTCGCCAACAAGCAAAGGTGTTGGGTTTCGCTATCCGGCGGTCAACGTAAGTTTCGTGCTGTCTGATGCCGTTCGGTTACCAAAGCAATTTTCTTTAGTGAAATTTAGAGGGTCTGTGGCTGAAGTGGGTAGTGGCGCGACAACGCCATTTTTGACGACGTACAATTACGTTGTAGACCCCACTTTTGATGGAGGACGATCGAACCCGACTAGTATGCCAAATCTTTATCTGGAGCCGCTTTTTACAACGAGTTATGAGGCCGGGATCGACCTGAGTCTTTTTGCCAACCGTTTCTCGATCAATATGACGTATTATGACGCGACAACAAACAACCAGCATTTAACAGCAACGGTCGATCGATCTGCTGGTGCGTCTAGTGTATTGGTCAATGCGGGAGCAATCCGCAACAGCGGTTTTGAGATTGAATCCAGAATTGTGCCGATTCGAAAAGAGAATTTTCAGTGGACAATGAGCCCGACCTTCAGTGCGAATAAAAACAAGGTGCTGGAGTTGACAGATGATATGAACGAAATGATCCTGCAAAACGGACCTGGAAGTCGTGGCGCTATCATCGCTAAAGTCGGTGGACGCATGGATGACCTCTACGGTCGTGGCTACGAGCGTGCGCCGGATGGGCAGATTATTTATGAAAACGGCTTGCCACAACTGACCGACAGTATGCAATATATCGGACAGACGAATCCTGCCTGGCGCGTGGGCTTGCACAATGAGTTTCGCTACAAACAATTCCGTCTCGGTTTTATGTTTGACGCGCAGTTTGGCGCGGTAGGTTACTCGTTGACATCGGCCGTGCATGGCGAACAAGGGAAAACTAAAAACACGTTGCCAGGTCGCTACAATGGAATCATCGGAAATGGGGTGATTGCTAATGGCGATGGCACGTACCGCCCGAATGATGTCATTGCAACCAATGTTTGGGATTATTACAATGCACATTTAGGACGTGATAACGTAGAAGGAACGTCGTATTCAACCGATTTCCTCAAGTTGCGTGAAGTGCGTTTTGACTATACCTTAAGTCCGGCATTGTTATCCCGCGTAGGCTTACAGCGCGGAACAATCGGCGTATTTGGTCGCGATTTGTTTATTTGGTCTAGCTGGCCAGCCTTTGATCCCGAATTTGGTACGTTAGGTAATGGTGATATCACCCGTGGTTTTGAGTTGGGGCAATTTCCCGCGACACGCACTTTCGGTGTTAACCTGGTGATTGGCTTATAA
- a CDS encoding SusD/RagB family nutrient-binding outer membrane lipoprotein produces MMKMKFMTKTIGVWVVALCSFATIVSCNKDFQEINTNPNTSPRVQPSNLLAPALTKVVSYNMSRSQRITNELMQVTVNMGDGDGRIFRYDIRSSEADYMWNNLYLQLRNFRDIYEFAEELNQPEFMAVAQICEAWIFSILTDIYGDIPYSEALRGKDLNAFQPVFDKQQDIYPALFEKLEGANDLLSRLGPTVTIGGGPDPIFEGDMRKWREFGNSLYLRLALRLAHKTELNSIAIIKKIVDESPLAYPIMVSNDDSAILRWTGAAPYVSPFATWRPADWYAPKSASFFIDNLNERSDPRIVSWASLANGDYFGVPSGYPVGQPPVVGSAPNTGLMHNPLMGNILNYAELQFILAEAAVKGWITAQPARSYYERGIVAGIQLWGYEVPSFYLTSDLVAWDDAYSEYEKMELIHLQKYYALFSTDMQAWFEYRRTGHPNLPIRSGHLNGGKMPARLNYPVYVQSANRQNYLNAVQEQGADDINTLVWWQRP; encoded by the coding sequence ATGATGAAGATGAAATTTATGACGAAAACAATAGGTGTATGGGTGGTAGCGCTATGTTCCTTCGCTACGATCGTATCCTGCAATAAAGATTTTCAAGAAATTAACACAAACCCCAATACCAGTCCGCGCGTGCAACCATCTAATTTGCTCGCCCCGGCACTGACCAAGGTGGTAAGCTATAACATGAGCCGTAGCCAGCGGATTACCAACGAGCTGATGCAAGTGACGGTTAACATGGGTGATGGGGATGGACGGATTTTCCGTTACGATATCCGCAGCAGCGAAGCGGATTATATGTGGAACAACCTCTACCTGCAACTGCGCAACTTCCGCGATATATATGAGTTTGCGGAAGAACTGAACCAGCCGGAATTTATGGCGGTAGCACAGATCTGCGAAGCCTGGATCTTTTCTATTCTGACCGATATCTATGGTGATATACCTTATTCAGAAGCGTTGCGAGGCAAAGATCTTAACGCATTTCAACCTGTATTTGATAAGCAGCAGGATATTTACCCGGCTTTGTTCGAAAAGTTGGAAGGGGCCAACGACCTGTTGAGTAGGTTAGGGCCAACAGTAACGATTGGCGGTGGTCCAGACCCGATATTTGAGGGCGATATGCGCAAATGGCGCGAATTTGGTAACTCCTTGTATTTACGCCTGGCCTTGCGATTGGCACACAAAACAGAACTGAACAGCATTGCAATCATCAAAAAAATCGTCGATGAATCGCCGCTGGCGTATCCGATTATGGTCAGTAACGACGATTCGGCTATCCTGCGCTGGACGGGGGCCGCACCCTATGTGTCGCCATTTGCTACCTGGCGTCCGGCAGACTGGTATGCGCCAAAGTCGGCTTCATTTTTTATCGACAATCTCAACGAGCGAAGCGATCCACGTATCGTGAGCTGGGCATCGCTGGCTAACGGCGACTATTTCGGCGTGCCGAGTGGTTACCCGGTTGGACAGCCGCCTGTGGTTGGCTCGGCGCCCAATACGGGATTGATGCACAATCCGCTTATGGGAAATATATTAAATTATGCGGAGTTGCAGTTTATCCTGGCAGAAGCCGCCGTAAAAGGATGGATCACGGCGCAGCCTGCACGCAGCTATTACGAGCGCGGCATTGTGGCGGGTATACAGCTCTGGGGGTATGAAGTGCCATCGTTTTACCTGACATCAGATTTGGTGGCCTGGGATGACGCCTACAGCGAATATGAAAAAATGGAATTAATCCATCTGCAGAAATATTACGCGCTATTTTCCACCGATATGCAAGCCTGGTTTGAATACAGAAGGACGGGCCATCCGAATTTGCCGATCCGTTCGGGCCACCTCAATGGCGGCAAAATGCCGGCAAGGCTAAATTATCCGGTTTATGTGCAGTCGGCTAACCGCCAAAACTACCTGAACGCGGTACAGGAACAAGGAGCCGACGATATCAATACTTTGGTTTGGTGGCAACGACCATAA
- a CDS encoding DUF5689 domain-containing protein — MKKRLIYSFYLLCSLLIMQSCEKRDFLNGTPSPYIAIEDLRMIYKGTDVEMTGERLAEAQKTTGVVISTPASGNVPEGMVIIQQAKPGKLHGVALRVGQIAANYQIGDSLLVNVQNKTLKRAGFLYIDAVAAADIEVITNVQTTYSRSVTASSIYQRPNEYEATLVRIVGGEMFPRPTEGETFAGVKRMVNGADTLNVRTLATAPFANLQVPRNVNIRGILLADNDDPTVMAVWPRATADIQDVSDPEIPGDLGDMPLVFTGYCPDPEGGDGNYEYIQLLANADINFAEIPFSVVTTNNAGTNQPNAGAAPGAGWATGGARTLKFNLTEGSVKKGEFFYVGGHQKRISGANSTSLAALNWVRAIPYATTGGDGLGDANANILANSGNASGMALFVGTNINEATVPIDLVFFGGTGTATIIDSVANLGYRVANNDHYRPFHPETGDAQPFFSMGTNQYRIPHFIPANIGVFVQLGGVFNTTTRRWETPRAYNPLVLTKQAAATVLEVGELVTRQTE; from the coding sequence ATGAAAAAGAGATTAATATATAGCTTTTACCTATTGTGCAGTCTGCTCATCATGCAGTCTTGTGAAAAGCGCGACTTCTTAAACGGCACGCCGAGCCCATATATTGCCATTGAAGATCTTCGGATGATCTATAAAGGTACTGATGTGGAGATGACCGGCGAGCGCCTGGCTGAAGCGCAAAAAACGACGGGGGTGGTGATTTCGACACCTGCCTCGGGCAATGTGCCTGAAGGTATGGTCATCATCCAGCAAGCAAAACCAGGGAAACTACATGGTGTAGCGCTGCGTGTTGGCCAAATCGCGGCAAATTATCAAATCGGGGATTCGCTACTGGTTAATGTGCAGAATAAAACCTTAAAACGTGCAGGTTTCCTCTACATCGACGCGGTTGCGGCAGCAGATATTGAGGTGATCACCAATGTGCAGACGACCTACTCGCGCAGCGTAACAGCCTCGTCTATCTATCAACGACCCAATGAATATGAGGCAACGTTGGTGCGTATTGTCGGTGGAGAGATGTTTCCGCGACCCACAGAAGGAGAAACCTTTGCGGGTGTGAAGAGGATGGTCAACGGTGCCGATACATTGAACGTGCGTACGCTGGCGACCGCGCCGTTTGCTAATCTGCAAGTGCCGCGCAACGTCAATATCCGCGGTATTCTTTTGGCTGATAACGACGATCCTACGGTTATGGCCGTATGGCCGCGTGCTACCGCCGATATCCAGGATGTTTCTGACCCGGAAATTCCGGGAGATTTAGGCGATATGCCGCTTGTCTTTACGGGTTATTGTCCAGATCCGGAAGGTGGGGATGGCAATTACGAGTATATTCAGCTGCTGGCCAATGCCGATATTAATTTTGCCGAAATTCCATTCTCGGTGGTTACCACAAACAATGCGGGTACTAATCAGCCAAATGCAGGCGCTGCTCCGGGAGCGGGCTGGGCTACAGGCGGTGCACGCACACTGAAATTTAACCTAACGGAAGGATCCGTCAAAAAAGGTGAATTTTTCTATGTTGGTGGACATCAAAAACGCATAAGTGGTGCGAATTCGACATCGTTGGCGGCGCTAAACTGGGTGCGTGCCATTCCATATGCTACGACGGGTGGCGACGGACTTGGTGATGCAAATGCCAATATTTTGGCAAACAGCGGTAATGCTAGTGGTATGGCTTTGTTTGTTGGAACCAATATCAATGAAGCGACAGTGCCGATTGATTTGGTGTTTTTCGGTGGTACAGGTACAGCAACGATTATCGATTCGGTCGCTAACCTGGGTTATCGCGTGGCAAACAACGATCATTACCGTCCGTTTCATCCGGAAACGGGAGACGCGCAACCCTTCTTCTCGATGGGAACAAACCAATACCGTATCCCACATTTTATTCCGGCCAACATCGGGGTATTTGTTCAGCTCGGTGGTGTGTTTAATACCACGACACGCCGTTGGGAAACCCCGCGTGCCTACAATCCGTTAGTGTTGACGAAACAGGCGGCAGCGACGGTGCTTGAAGTGGGTGAATTGGTGACCCGTCAAACCGAATAA
- a CDS encoding calcineurin-like phosphoesterase family protein, translating into MQSCKKGVAETDPVENPVEEPANLTIQDAIIPEVWDVKAGEKTLLEGRGYQVGDVIHLQPESGQGAAFTYTLTEVTASSAVFVPPSQLGTGRYRVSASRGELSQNLGTCSFNLVLRTDIVNRAGMTVKGVVHIGGVGIADVVVSDGYEVVKTDAEGVYYLASNKRTGYVFVSIPGNHEMQVLQGNLPQFYRYLNANPNIVDTRDFELKAVHNDDHVVLSLADMHLANRNEDLKQFQEGFMTDANQQIAQYQALGKKVYALTLGDLTWETYWYSNNFMLPEYVKEMAKLNAPVYNTIGNHDNDPYFASDWLSENTYRRILGPTYYSFNIGKVHYIVLDNIEYLNTGGAVGTIGSRNYNAKLAEQQLRWLEKDLATVDASTPIVLATHIQLHNAPASNGTLPGYRMSNGQQLVDLLARFAEVHVWTGHTHVNYRVARSDHFMEHNTAAICATWWWTGRSGYANNHIAPDGSPGGYGIWQMDGKKLSWQYKAIGFAKDYQFRAYDLNNVHITAANYAPNANSEHQRLVERYAFDFAKANKRNEVLINVWGYDPKWSVSVSENGLPLAVQRVSSYDPLHIISYGMKRLNVNAVPTFDASNSSHMFKVQASSPSSTLLIQVTDRFGKQYSERMERPKAFTYAMH; encoded by the coding sequence ATGCAATCGTGTAAAAAAGGCGTTGCCGAAACCGATCCGGTCGAAAACCCCGTGGAAGAACCAGCCAACTTAACTATTCAGGATGCCATCATCCCGGAAGTTTGGGATGTGAAGGCGGGCGAAAAGACCTTGCTTGAAGGTCGTGGTTACCAGGTGGGCGATGTTATCCATTTGCAACCTGAAAGCGGGCAGGGCGCAGCCTTCACGTATACCTTGACGGAAGTCACGGCCTCTTCGGCCGTGTTTGTACCGCCGAGCCAACTGGGCACCGGAAGATACCGCGTATCAGCTTCTCGCGGAGAACTGTCGCAAAACCTGGGGACCTGCAGTTTTAACTTGGTGTTGCGGACGGATATTGTCAATCGTGCAGGCATGACCGTGAAAGGCGTGGTACATATTGGTGGCGTGGGCATTGCAGATGTCGTCGTATCTGACGGCTATGAGGTGGTAAAGACAGACGCCGAGGGCGTATATTATCTGGCGTCTAACAAACGCACAGGCTATGTATTTGTGTCGATACCGGGCAACCACGAGATGCAAGTGCTGCAGGGAAATCTGCCGCAATTTTACCGATATCTCAACGCGAACCCCAATATAGTAGATACGCGTGATTTTGAATTGAAAGCGGTCCATAATGATGACCATGTCGTGCTTAGCCTGGCAGATATGCACTTGGCAAACAGAAATGAAGACTTGAAGCAATTTCAAGAAGGCTTTATGACAGATGCAAATCAGCAAATTGCACAGTATCAAGCCTTGGGGAAGAAAGTGTATGCCTTGACATTGGGCGATCTGACCTGGGAAACCTACTGGTACAGCAATAATTTTATGTTGCCCGAGTATGTGAAGGAGATGGCGAAACTGAATGCGCCAGTTTACAACACGATCGGAAATCACGATAACGACCCGTATTTTGCGAGCGACTGGCTTTCCGAAAATACCTACCGCCGGATTCTCGGACCGACGTATTATTCTTTTAACATCGGGAAGGTGCATTACATTGTGCTGGATAATATTGAATACCTCAACACCGGCGGTGCAGTAGGTACTATCGGTAGCCGGAATTACAACGCAAAACTAGCCGAGCAACAATTGCGCTGGCTCGAAAAAGATCTGGCGACGGTAGACGCCAGCACACCGATTGTCCTGGCCACGCATATACAGCTGCACAACGCGCCAGCTAGCAACGGCACATTACCGGGCTATCGAATGAGTAACGGACAGCAATTGGTGGATTTGTTGGCGCGCTTTGCCGAAGTTCACGTATGGACCGGTCACACCCATGTTAATTACCGTGTGGCACGCAGCGATCATTTTATGGAGCACAATACGGCAGCGATCTGCGCAACTTGGTGGTGGACGGGCCGATCTGGCTACGCCAATAACCATATTGCACCTGATGGAAGTCCGGGAGGCTACGGCATTTGGCAAATGGATGGTAAAAAGTTAAGTTGGCAGTATAAAGCAATTGGCTTTGCGAAAGATTACCAGTTTAGAGCATACGATCTCAATAACGTGCATATCACGGCAGCCAATTACGCGCCCAATGCCAATAGCGAACACCAGCGTTTAGTGGAGCGATATGCTTTTGATTTTGCGAAAGCCAACAAGCGTAATGAAGTCCTGATCAATGTATGGGGCTATGACCCGAAATGGTCGGTGTCTGTCTCCGAAAATGGTCTTCCACTTGCTGTACAGCGGGTGTCATCGTATGATCCGCTGCATATCATTTCCTATGGTATGAAGCGCTTAAATGTGAATGCAGTGCCGACGTTTGATGCTTCCAATAGCTCGCACATGTTTAAGGTGCAGGCGTCTTCGCCGAGTAGTACCTTGCTAATCCAAGTTACCGATCGATTTGGCAAGCAATACAGCGAGCGGATGGAAAGACCAAAGGCGTTTACCTACGCTATGCACTAA
- a CDS encoding PDZ domain-containing protein: MNKSRKNNALWFVLLLLACMSQLLHAEAQVRSSKKIYVAQHGRDRDKGTAKKPFATAHKALATVAELKKGGYKGTVEVILQEGTYYLHEPLVIDAEESGTAANPYIIRAAEGEKVRLSGAVPLNQHWEKAPDGIWKTKLSKGLSFQRLYANGRQLIRARYPNFDPTILPFQGYAQDAIDPQRIAKWKNPEGAYVHALHIGRWGGFHYRSSGRLPNGELVLEGGEQNNRPSKMHPTYRFVENVYEELDADDEWYLDEETSTLFYKAPAGVDPNKERIEAPVLESILELVGTEAQPVHDITVKGIHFVHTAPTFMKTTEPLLRSDWTIYRQGAIKITGAERCEVVDNDLYDLGGNAIFVNNYNRQVRLSGNLIERIGAGAINFVGHPDAVRSARFRYEQFVPVHEMDTIAGPKSNNYPRDCEASDNLIRHIGLIEKQVAGVQMAMASSIRVLHNTIYDVPRAGINIGDGTWGGHEIAYNDVFDTVLETSDHGAFNSWGRDRFWYSKRTEMNEIVAAHPKWVLLDAVKTTTIHHNRFQCDHGWDIDLDDGSTNYRIYNNLCLSGGLKLREGFYRVVYNNIIVNNGFHPHVWFKDSHDVFRHNIVMRSHKDIQMRHWGDTVDYNYYTNADDLETDRKKGMETHAEVVQVVFKDPSTGDFTLRDNTLAGFESMDIGKMGVRAARLAKEAAQPKIPVITSKDARLTNETYTSNGAEFKTVQTLGEQSAAGLPSISGVLIVNLENSSLFVKSGLRVGDVIVEGHNQKVDNISDWKVLLKQLENTGDLTVIIYRNQQQEHIRLHR; this comes from the coding sequence ATGAATAAATCCCGGAAAAATAACGCGCTTTGGTTTGTTCTACTTTTGCTTGCCTGCATGTCGCAATTGCTTCATGCGGAAGCACAAGTGCGCAGCTCAAAAAAAATTTATGTGGCGCAGCATGGTCGTGATCGTGATAAAGGTACCGCGAAAAAGCCGTTTGCAACAGCGCACAAGGCGCTGGCGACCGTGGCTGAACTAAAAAAAGGCGGTTATAAAGGAACGGTGGAAGTTATTTTGCAGGAAGGGACATACTACCTTCATGAACCCCTGGTTATTGATGCGGAAGAATCGGGAACAGCGGCGAATCCTTATATTATCCGTGCGGCAGAAGGAGAAAAAGTACGCCTAAGCGGTGCCGTACCCTTAAACCAGCATTGGGAGAAAGCGCCAGATGGCATTTGGAAAACTAAGCTTTCAAAAGGCTTGTCTTTTCAACGTTTGTATGCTAATGGACGGCAACTTATCCGGGCACGTTACCCCAACTTTGATCCAACGATACTACCGTTTCAGGGGTATGCGCAAGATGCGATCGACCCACAGCGTATAGCAAAATGGAAAAATCCGGAGGGCGCTTATGTACATGCGCTGCATATTGGCCGCTGGGGCGGTTTTCATTACCGTAGTAGCGGCCGATTGCCTAATGGAGAACTTGTCCTGGAAGGTGGCGAGCAGAATAACAGACCCAGTAAAATGCACCCAACCTATCGCTTTGTGGAAAACGTTTACGAAGAATTGGATGCAGATGATGAATGGTATCTCGATGAAGAGACTTCGACGCTGTTTTACAAAGCTCCTGCAGGGGTCGATCCTAACAAAGAAAGGATCGAAGCACCCGTGCTGGAGTCTATTTTGGAGCTTGTCGGGACGGAAGCACAGCCTGTTCATGATATTACGGTCAAGGGCATTCACTTTGTGCATACTGCGCCGACCTTTATGAAAACGACAGAGCCTTTGCTAAGAAGCGACTGGACGATTTACAGACAGGGCGCGATCAAAATAACAGGTGCCGAGCGCTGTGAGGTCGTAGATAATGATCTTTACGATTTAGGTGGAAATGCTATTTTCGTGAACAATTACAATCGGCAGGTGCGATTGTCGGGTAATTTGATAGAACGCATCGGTGCAGGTGCGATCAACTTTGTTGGTCATCCGGATGCGGTACGTTCGGCACGATTTCGTTACGAACAGTTTGTGCCTGTCCATGAAATGGATACGATTGCCGGACCAAAATCGAACAACTATCCACGAGATTGTGAGGCTAGCGATAACCTTATTCGCCATATCGGCCTTATTGAAAAGCAGGTCGCGGGCGTACAAATGGCGATGGCATCGTCTATACGTGTGTTGCACAATACCATATACGATGTGCCTCGCGCAGGAATCAATATCGGTGATGGCACATGGGGCGGGCATGAGATCGCATATAACGATGTGTTTGACACCGTACTGGAAACAAGTGATCATGGTGCATTTAACTCCTGGGGAAGAGATCGGTTCTGGTATTCGAAACGTACGGAGATGAATGAAATCGTTGCCGCGCATCCGAAATGGGTGTTGTTGGATGCCGTAAAGACCACAACGATCCATCACAACAGGTTTCAGTGTGATCACGGCTGGGATATCGATCTCGACGATGGATCGACAAACTATCGCATCTATAACAATCTTTGCTTAAGTGGTGGATTAAAGCTGCGGGAGGGCTTTTACCGCGTTGTTTATAACAATATCATCGTGAACAATGGTTTTCACCCACACGTTTGGTTTAAAGATAGCCATGATGTGTTTCGCCATAATATCGTTATGCGTTCGCATAAGGACATACAGATGCGGCATTGGGGAGATACCGTAGATTACAATTACTACACGAACGCCGATGATCTGGAAACGGATCGAAAAAAAGGTATGGAAACCCATGCTGAAGTTGTTCAGGTGGTCTTCAAAGATCCATCAACAGGTGATTTTACGCTGCGCGATAACACCCTTGCCGGTTTTGAAAGTATGGATATCGGAAAAATGGGTGTTCGTGCTGCACGGTTAGCAAAAGAGGCTGCGCAACCAAAAATTCCAGTTATTACGTCGAAGGATGCGCGTTTAACGAACGAAACTTATACCAGCAACGGAGCAGAATTTAAGACCGTCCAAACGCTAGGTGAACAGTCGGCAGCTGGTTTGCCGTCAATTTCAGGGGTATTAATCGTTAATCTTGAAAATAGTAGCCTCTTCGTTAAAAGTGGTTTGCGCGTTGGTGATGTTATTGTCGAAGGACATAACCAAAAAGTAGACAATATAAGTGATTGGAAAGTGCTGCTTAAGCAGCTTGAAAATACAGGAGACCTGACCGTGATTATTTATCGAAACCAGCAGCAAGAGCATATTAGACTCCATCGGTAG